In one Corallococcus silvisoli genomic region, the following are encoded:
- a CDS encoding cation-translocating P-type ATPase, which produces MVVFLMDGQAAPARVVRHSTAARRLRLEVPGLRWNRFLGERLERTFSTWPGIEEASAEPRTGRLLVRYAPEAPLLSRLREQPDEQVIWPAPRQARPARGTERAPREPWHAMTLDAVRARLDCSEQGLSSAEAARRLKRYGLNIVVAEEPRSRLAMLGSQLANVPTMLLLGSAGFSAVAGDALEATAILAVVGLNAGIGYRIERRNQELLASWQKLEAGSAQVLRGGVLLTVPVADLVPGDVVLLRAGDMLPADVRVLDAHRLSADEAPLTGESEPQPKQAAPVDARAPLAERASLLFAGTSVASGHGRAMVVATGADTELARVRELVAQESSPPTPLTRKLAHLNRRVAVASVGAAALSAAMGVAHGRSGVQVLRGAVALGVAALPEGLPLVATAALVRAMQRLHARGMVVRRVSAAEALGGVTVICTDKTGTLTRNEMRLDVLDVGDGPLELSSLRPRPQAVLEDPPTLALALGLLNSDVDVHRSGKELVVSGSSTEKALVDAAHAAGLDGAALRLAFPRRHLRERSEGIHYVVSVHRAPGGGELAFVKGAPEQVLAMCERDSKGPLDARKRERLARRNDALAADGLRVLGLAWRRFAEGGGPAPTDGYTFIGFVGLRDPLREGAAESVRQAHGAGIRTVVLTGDQPRTAEAIARRVGLEGDTLTTQSLAEMLELPDGELPRRLDRTAVLARVTPEDKRKLVKALRARGEIVAMAGDGINDAPALQAADVGVAVGVGSSDMARAVADVVMASEDLRSIMSAVGEGRIVQDNLRRALRFLFATNFSEMALVLGAGVLGLADPLTPLQLLWINLLTDTLPGIALGMEPGDPAILDRPPAPPGMPLLTHRAARQVARDGLLMAGVGGLALALGGPPLAFGTLTAVQLGYSAVCRAPKETRGHVPSDGEWRLPVFIGGAAAVHMAALTFPPLRRVLRLPAPTPLTFGGVAVGFALPALLGVLPAWGGQAVRRVRRREGRRVMTDATSLLEETP; this is translated from the coding sequence ATGGTGGTGTTCCTCATGGACGGGCAGGCCGCGCCCGCGAGGGTGGTGCGCCACTCGACCGCGGCGCGGCGGTTGCGCCTGGAGGTCCCCGGCCTTCGGTGGAACCGTTTCCTCGGAGAGCGGCTGGAGCGCACCTTCTCCACCTGGCCCGGCATCGAGGAGGCGAGCGCCGAGCCCCGCACCGGCCGCCTGCTCGTGCGCTACGCCCCAGAGGCCCCGCTGCTGTCCCGGCTGCGCGAGCAACCGGACGAGCAGGTCATCTGGCCCGCTCCACGCCAGGCCCGCCCGGCGCGAGGCACGGAGCGCGCTCCCCGGGAGCCGTGGCACGCGATGACGCTGGACGCGGTGCGAGCCCGGCTGGACTGCTCGGAGCAGGGGCTCTCCTCGGCGGAGGCGGCGCGGCGGCTCAAGAGATACGGCCTCAACATCGTGGTGGCGGAGGAGCCGCGCTCGCGGCTGGCCATGCTGGGTTCGCAGTTGGCCAACGTGCCCACGATGCTGTTGCTGGGCTCGGCGGGCTTCTCCGCGGTGGCGGGAGACGCGCTGGAGGCCACCGCCATCCTCGCGGTGGTGGGGCTCAACGCGGGCATCGGCTACCGCATCGAGCGCCGCAACCAGGAGCTGCTCGCCTCGTGGCAGAAGCTGGAGGCGGGCTCGGCGCAGGTCTTGCGCGGCGGCGTCCTCCTCACGGTGCCGGTGGCGGACCTCGTACCGGGGGACGTGGTGCTGCTGCGCGCGGGGGACATGCTGCCCGCGGACGTGCGCGTGCTGGATGCGCACCGGCTCTCCGCGGACGAGGCGCCCCTCACCGGAGAGAGCGAGCCGCAGCCCAAGCAGGCCGCGCCGGTGGATGCGCGGGCACCGCTGGCGGAGCGGGCGTCCCTGTTGTTCGCGGGCACGTCGGTGGCTTCGGGGCATGGGCGCGCCATGGTGGTGGCCACCGGGGCGGACACGGAGCTGGCGCGCGTGCGGGAGCTGGTGGCCCAGGAGTCCTCGCCGCCCACGCCGCTGACGCGCAAGCTGGCCCACCTCAACCGCCGCGTGGCGGTGGCCTCCGTGGGCGCCGCCGCGCTGTCAGCCGCGATGGGGGTCGCGCATGGCCGCTCCGGGGTCCAGGTGCTGCGTGGCGCCGTGGCGCTGGGCGTGGCGGCGCTGCCGGAGGGCCTGCCCCTGGTGGCGACCGCGGCGCTGGTGCGCGCCATGCAGCGGCTGCACGCGCGCGGCATGGTGGTGCGGCGCGTCTCCGCCGCCGAAGCGCTGGGAGGGGTCACCGTCATCTGCACGGACAAGACAGGCACCCTCACGCGCAACGAGATGCGGCTGGACGTGCTGGACGTGGGGGACGGGCCCCTGGAGCTGTCCTCGCTGCGCCCCAGGCCCCAGGCCGTGCTGGAGGACCCACCCACGCTGGCGCTGGCGCTGGGGTTGCTCAACAGCGACGTGGACGTCCACCGCAGCGGCAAGGAGCTGGTGGTGTCCGGCAGCTCCACGGAGAAGGCGCTGGTGGACGCCGCGCACGCCGCGGGGCTGGACGGGGCCGCGCTAAGGCTCGCCTTCCCTCGCCGCCACCTGCGCGAGCGCTCCGAGGGCATCCACTACGTGGTGAGCGTCCACCGTGCGCCCGGCGGCGGCGAGCTGGCCTTCGTCAAGGGGGCTCCCGAGCAGGTGCTGGCCATGTGCGAGCGGGACTCGAAGGGGCCGCTGGACGCGCGGAAGCGGGAGCGGCTGGCGCGGCGCAACGACGCGCTGGCGGCGGACGGGCTGCGCGTGCTGGGGCTGGCATGGCGGCGGTTCGCCGAGGGCGGAGGGCCCGCGCCCACGGACGGCTACACCTTCATCGGCTTCGTGGGGTTGCGGGACCCGCTTCGCGAGGGCGCGGCGGAGTCGGTGCGGCAGGCGCACGGCGCGGGCATCCGCACGGTGGTGCTGACGGGAGATCAGCCCCGCACGGCGGAGGCCATCGCCCGCAGGGTGGGGCTGGAGGGCGACACGCTCACCACGCAGTCGCTGGCGGAGATGCTGGAGCTTCCGGACGGCGAGCTTCCCCGGAGGCTCGACCGCACCGCGGTGCTGGCGCGCGTGACGCCGGAGGACAAGCGGAAGCTGGTGAAGGCGCTGCGGGCTCGGGGCGAAATCGTCGCCATGGCGGGGGACGGCATCAACGACGCCCCGGCGCTCCAGGCCGCGGACGTGGGCGTGGCGGTGGGGGTGGGCTCCAGCGACATGGCGCGCGCGGTGGCCGACGTGGTGATGGCCAGCGAGGACCTGCGCAGCATCATGTCCGCCGTGGGCGAAGGCCGCATCGTCCAGGACAACCTGCGCCGCGCGCTGCGCTTCCTCTTCGCCACCAACTTCTCGGAGATGGCGCTGGTGCTGGGCGCGGGCGTGCTCGGGCTCGCGGATCCACTCACGCCGCTACAGTTGTTGTGGATCAACCTCCTCACGGACACCCTGCCGGGGATCGCCCTGGGGATGGAGCCGGGGGACCCGGCCATCCTCGACCGGCCGCCCGCGCCGCCAGGGATGCCGTTGCTGACGCACCGGGCGGCGCGACAGGTGGCGCGGGATGGCCTGCTGATGGCGGGCGTCGGGGGGCTGGCGCTGGCGCTGGGCGGTCCGCCGCTGGCTTTCGGGACGCTCACCGCGGTGCAGCTCGGCTACTCGGCCGTGTGCCGGGCTCCGAAGGAGACGCGGGGCCATGTGCCCTCGGACGGCGAGTGGCGCCTGCCCGTCTTCATCGGCGGGGCCGCGGCGGTGCACATGGCGGCGCTCACCTTCCCCCCGCTGCGGCGCGTGCTGCGCCTTCCCGCGCCCACGCCGCTGACGTTCGGCGGGGTGGCCGTGGGCTTCGCGCTCCCGGCGCTGCTGGGCGTGTTGCCCGCGTGGGGTGGCCAGGCGGTGCGCCGGGTGCGGCGCCGCGAGGGCCGGCGGGTGATGACTGACGCAACTTCTCTGCTGGAGGAAACCCCGTGA
- a CDS encoding tellurite resistance TerB family protein, with protein MTETTQLTPGEREEGAALLQRSWQLVGALTHELSPGDLRTGRWFTKLLSTYLRHYDAHVLNAAAAAKGTAADATDAIIQRACMAAFLSGAGSGSATSGLTVVAADAGIPGLVVAIPAAGLVVTAEMLVHALINLRMACDLASAFRVRFDPEDPADLSRLYAIIRGRAEQDEDDGTLGLGRVEHLVHAKGAELGEDLGAKLLGDSVARNLVPFLNVLTCSVANWRRTRHLGRSVLRYVRLRRALEDADAAIRRVAPESRGLLLESTWFLFISDGRLREEESAVLTHQLARLSPARRREAVGLFVEDASAWLKRLRAAPARSREVLMWSLNQLSAADLCASAPERDLLRKAAEALHTPMDVGHLDTLVHRYRKEGVAHAFAAPAPAAEPRARKPAGRKNAKAQRRAARAEEASTRLH; from the coding sequence ATGACGGAGACGACGCAGCTGACCCCAGGAGAGCGCGAGGAAGGCGCGGCGCTCCTCCAGCGCTCCTGGCAGTTGGTGGGCGCGCTGACGCACGAGCTGTCCCCCGGCGACCTGCGCACGGGGCGCTGGTTCACCAAGCTGCTGTCCACCTACCTGCGCCACTACGACGCGCATGTGCTGAACGCGGCCGCCGCGGCGAAGGGCACGGCCGCTGACGCCACCGACGCCATCATCCAGCGCGCCTGCATGGCCGCCTTCCTCTCCGGAGCGGGGAGCGGCTCGGCGACCTCTGGCCTCACCGTGGTCGCGGCGGACGCGGGCATCCCCGGGTTGGTGGTGGCCATCCCCGCCGCGGGCCTCGTCGTCACGGCGGAGATGCTCGTGCATGCCCTCATCAACCTGCGGATGGCGTGCGACCTGGCCAGCGCCTTCCGCGTGCGCTTCGACCCGGAGGACCCCGCCGACCTCTCACGCCTCTACGCCATCATCCGGGGCCGGGCGGAGCAGGACGAGGACGATGGCACGCTCGGCCTGGGGCGCGTGGAGCACCTGGTGCATGCGAAGGGTGCCGAACTGGGCGAGGACCTGGGGGCGAAGCTGCTGGGCGACAGCGTGGCGCGCAACCTCGTGCCCTTCCTGAACGTGTTGACGTGCTCCGTGGCCAACTGGCGGCGCACCCGGCATCTGGGGAGGTCCGTGCTGCGCTACGTGCGACTTCGCCGCGCGCTGGAGGACGCGGATGCCGCCATCCGGCGCGTAGCCCCGGAGAGTCGAGGCCTGCTGCTGGAGAGCACCTGGTTCCTCTTCATCTCCGATGGCCGTCTCCGTGAGGAAGAGTCCGCCGTGCTCACGCACCAGCTCGCCCGACTCTCCCCGGCGCGGCGCCGGGAAGCCGTGGGCCTCTTCGTGGAGGACGCCTCCGCGTGGCTCAAGCGCTTGCGCGCGGCACCGGCCCGGTCGCGCGAGGTCCTCATGTGGTCACTGAATCAGCTCTCCGCCGCGGACCTCTGCGCGTCCGCGCCCGAACGGGACCTGCTGCGCAAGGCCGCGGAGGCCCTGCACACCCCCATGGACGTCGGGCACCTGGACACGCTGGTGCACCGCTACCGCAAGGAAGGCGTGGCGCACGCGTTCGCCGCCCCGGCGCCCGCCGCCGAGCCGCGCGCACGCAAGCCGGCCGGACGCAAGAACGCGAAGGCCCAGCGGCGAGCGGCGAGGGCCGAAGAGGCGTCGACTCGCCTCCACTGA
- a CDS encoding HesA/MoeB/ThiF family protein — protein sequence MRIIFCGVGAIGSTAALLCRNLDATLVFIDFDRVESKNLLSQAYVKPSVGKNKAEALKLQLHNLHGVKAESFGVRLTRDNVEALCRGADLLVDAFDNQDSRQLLSEHARKTGTPLVHGAVSADGTFGLVRWDEHFTPDAEDTQGQATCEGGEHLPFLGLLAATLARAVQDFQKHGVKQGALVNLKAVTPVAQPE from the coding sequence ATGCGCATCATCTTCTGCGGGGTGGGGGCCATCGGCTCCACGGCGGCGCTGCTGTGCCGCAACCTGGATGCGACGCTGGTGTTCATCGACTTCGACCGGGTGGAGTCGAAGAACCTGCTCTCCCAGGCGTACGTGAAGCCGTCCGTTGGCAAGAACAAGGCGGAGGCGCTGAAGCTCCAGTTGCACAACCTGCACGGCGTGAAGGCGGAGTCCTTCGGCGTGCGCCTCACGCGTGACAACGTGGAGGCGCTGTGCCGGGGCGCGGACCTGCTGGTGGACGCCTTCGACAACCAGGACAGCCGCCAGTTGCTGAGTGAGCACGCGCGGAAGACAGGAACGCCGCTGGTGCACGGCGCGGTGTCCGCGGACGGCACGTTTGGACTGGTGCGCTGGGACGAACACTTCACGCCCGACGCCGAGGACACGCAGGGACAGGCCACCTGCGAGGGCGGCGAACACCTGCCGTTCCTGGGCCTGCTGGCCGCGACGCTCGCGCGGGCGGTGCAGGACTTCCAGAAACACGGCGTGAAGCAAGGCGCCCTCGTGAACCTGAAGGCCGTCACGCCGGTCGCCCAGCCAGAGTGA
- a CDS encoding carboxypeptidase regulatory-like domain-containing protein yields MRGRLIGVLAVLVGCGLALFWGLRSSGPEVLDEREGFPRSPREALEGPVSALARSSVTEDAGRTPPLARGPSEADGVLDVEVLSGGRPSPGADVRLYWRGERGAGDTAWRLVGSGVTDATGHLRLASGPGGYLVAVRAPGLTPLLRDVVRPYGEPRTALRVLLEPGQVLTGRTVVHGTNEPLPLVELVLTAHARELAPWQRAEAPEEERVHVMSDERGNFRVEGIAAGAYLLEAQAPGHARSVRSLVRIPMEGPLIVALRIAGVIEGFVVDTRGLPVADAEVQVSGTPAQTVATGANGSFSVEVEPGAHTVSARRGEESGALDAPVISTAGSTVRDVRIQLGPGAVLEGRVVTRASGAPVVGARVDVSLSGGEGDMGHALSDAEGHFVVRGLAPGSYDAKVGASGFSPIVRRGLTVAQGERFPLEFVLSRTGSVEGLVRDGVGGPVPGAYVSGRNEWVDGMETAPVEARTDASGHYRLDGLVKGRVSVSARREGATVGVLRLVDVGEEGSARADFTLEGTGTVEGVVRADRGALPREPLTVTALALGDAGLETPGVGMADVGAEGTFRMVLPPGGYRLLIMSSRRFTPGEQKQVNVEEGRTVQVEFTWEEKQEADAYRGIVLEPQGTPSPGAIITLTAVEGHAIPLMMAPADEDGRFFIPSSRASGLSTLRVMARARNGGRSSDAMPLNDDQELVLKLRPAASIRGRVVREGEPVRGFTLALQLQKGFLPAGHGPWEFTGDRFELRDVPAEPVTLVARTADGSTGEIDASPSAGAALTMDIPLTTWATVRGRVVDAATKAPLPDASLLIEGETSLTGSQANAGGRFVINGMGAGAYVLVVTGGPSREHVTRSVSVKAGEVLDLGDIALGARQPPSAAQPSP; encoded by the coding sequence ATGCGCGGGCGACTCATCGGGGTGTTGGCGGTCCTGGTCGGATGCGGCCTCGCGCTCTTCTGGGGCCTGCGTTCCAGCGGACCGGAGGTCCTGGATGAACGCGAAGGATTCCCCAGGTCCCCGCGAGAGGCGCTGGAGGGGCCTGTGTCCGCTCTGGCGCGCTCCTCTGTCACCGAGGACGCGGGCCGTACGCCGCCACTGGCGCGGGGGCCCAGTGAAGCGGACGGCGTCCTGGACGTGGAGGTCCTTTCGGGCGGGCGGCCTTCTCCGGGGGCCGATGTGCGCCTCTATTGGCGCGGGGAGCGCGGGGCTGGGGATACGGCATGGCGGCTCGTGGGCTCCGGCGTCACGGATGCGACGGGGCACCTCCGGCTCGCGTCCGGTCCTGGGGGTTATCTGGTCGCGGTGCGCGCTCCGGGACTGACTCCGTTGCTGCGCGACGTGGTGCGCCCCTATGGCGAACCTCGCACCGCGCTGCGGGTCTTGCTGGAGCCAGGACAGGTGCTCACGGGGCGCACGGTGGTGCACGGCACGAATGAACCGCTCCCGCTCGTGGAGCTGGTCCTCACGGCGCACGCGCGCGAGCTGGCGCCCTGGCAGCGCGCCGAGGCGCCCGAAGAGGAGCGCGTCCATGTCATGAGCGACGAGCGCGGGAACTTCCGCGTGGAGGGGATCGCGGCGGGGGCGTATCTGCTGGAGGCCCAGGCGCCCGGGCACGCGCGCTCAGTGCGGAGTCTCGTGCGGATCCCCATGGAGGGCCCGCTGATCGTCGCGCTGCGGATCGCGGGTGTCATCGAGGGCTTCGTCGTGGACACCCGGGGCCTCCCAGTCGCGGACGCCGAAGTGCAGGTCAGTGGCACTCCCGCCCAGACAGTGGCGACGGGGGCGAATGGGAGCTTCTCCGTCGAGGTGGAGCCCGGCGCCCACACCGTGTCCGCGCGGCGCGGCGAGGAGTCCGGTGCGCTCGATGCGCCTGTCATCTCCACGGCGGGGAGCACGGTGCGCGACGTGCGGATCCAACTGGGGCCCGGCGCGGTGTTGGAGGGGCGTGTGGTGACGCGGGCCTCGGGAGCGCCGGTGGTGGGGGCTCGTGTCGATGTGAGCCTTTCAGGCGGAGAAGGGGACATGGGCCACGCCCTGTCGGACGCGGAGGGCCATTTCGTGGTGCGAGGGCTCGCTCCCGGCAGCTACGACGCGAAGGTGGGCGCCTCGGGGTTCTCACCCATTGTGCGGCGCGGGTTGACGGTGGCGCAGGGCGAGCGCTTCCCCTTGGAGTTCGTGCTCTCGCGTACCGGGTCCGTGGAGGGCTTGGTGCGCGATGGGGTCGGAGGGCCCGTGCCGGGGGCGTATGTGTCGGGCCGCAATGAGTGGGTCGATGGGATGGAGACCGCTCCGGTCGAAGCCCGCACCGACGCTTCGGGTCACTACCGGCTCGATGGGCTCGTCAAGGGCCGCGTGTCCGTCTCCGCCCGTCGTGAGGGCGCGACGGTGGGGGTCCTGCGGTTGGTGGATGTGGGAGAGGAGGGCTCTGCGCGAGCGGACTTCACGTTGGAGGGGACAGGCACCGTGGAGGGCGTGGTGCGCGCGGACCGGGGGGCGCTTCCCCGCGAGCCGCTGACGGTGACGGCCTTGGCGCTTGGTGACGCAGGCCTGGAGACCCCGGGCGTGGGCATGGCTGACGTCGGCGCGGAGGGCACCTTCCGGATGGTCCTCCCACCGGGCGGCTACCGGCTGCTGATCATGTCGAGCCGCCGGTTCACTCCGGGCGAGCAGAAGCAGGTGAACGTAGAGGAGGGGCGGACCGTCCAGGTCGAGTTCACCTGGGAGGAGAAGCAAGAGGCGGACGCGTACCGGGGCATCGTCCTCGAGCCGCAGGGGACTCCCTCTCCAGGGGCCATCATCACCCTCACCGCCGTGGAGGGACATGCCATCCCCTTGATGATGGCGCCCGCGGATGAGGACGGACGCTTCTTCATTCCTTCCTCCCGTGCGAGTGGGCTCTCCACGCTCCGCGTGATGGCGCGCGCGCGCAATGGCGGACGCTCGAGTGACGCCATGCCCCTGAACGACGACCAGGAGCTGGTGTTGAAGCTGCGTCCCGCGGCCTCCATCCGGGGGCGGGTGGTGCGCGAGGGCGAACCCGTGCGGGGCTTCACCCTGGCGCTTCAGCTTCAGAAGGGCTTCCTTCCGGCGGGGCACGGCCCGTGGGAGTTCACAGGTGATCGCTTCGAACTGAGGGACGTTCCGGCGGAGCCCGTGACGCTGGTGGCACGGACGGCGGACGGTTCGACTGGTGAAATCGATGCCTCTCCCAGCGCGGGAGCGGCGCTTACGATGGACATCCCCCTGACGACCTGGGCCACGGTGCGGGGCCGCGTGGTGGACGCGGCCACGAAGGCGCCCCTTCCCGACGCGTCCCTCCTCATCGAAGGCGAAACGAGCCTGACGGGCTCGCAAGCAAACGCGGGGGGACGGTTCGTCATTAACGGGATGGGCGCGGGAGCGTACGTCCTCGTCGTCACGGGTGGCCCGTCCCGGGAGCACGTGACCCGCTCGGTGAGCGTGAAGGCAGGAGAGGTGCTCGACCTGGGCGACATCGCCCTGGGCGCGAGGCAGCCTCCTTCAGCAGCACAGCCATCGCCGTAA
- a CDS encoding S8 family serine peptidase gives MTKLGIIDSGVEAAFLRDHGIHLAGAAHFTLDLKAQVLEASSYERQELEAWRAGVSPLDLEDTNGHGTAILSILHDQVRPWPDVELYVARILDEGVRGHSLCLVEALGWMLDEVGVDLLNLSLGTTQRALEAPMREVVDRAVARGALILCSAGAMPTLPAQLESVVSVGDSALMEQVGADVKVDHVVKDREVKLYMGGRWRQAPMTTSFACAMAAASVLRDGCPPGWRRG, from the coding sequence ATGACGAAGCTGGGCATCATCGACAGCGGCGTGGAGGCGGCCTTCCTGCGTGACCACGGGATCCACCTCGCGGGAGCGGCCCACTTCACGCTGGACCTGAAGGCGCAGGTGCTGGAGGCGAGCAGCTACGAGCGGCAGGAGTTGGAGGCGTGGCGGGCCGGGGTGAGCCCGCTGGACCTGGAGGACACGAACGGACACGGCACGGCCATCCTGAGCATCCTCCACGACCAGGTCCGTCCCTGGCCGGACGTGGAGCTCTACGTGGCCCGCATCCTCGACGAGGGCGTGCGTGGCCACTCGCTGTGCCTCGTGGAGGCCCTGGGATGGATGCTCGACGAGGTGGGCGTGGACCTGCTCAACCTGAGCCTCGGGACGACCCAGCGCGCGCTGGAAGCGCCGATGCGTGAGGTCGTGGACCGCGCGGTGGCGCGAGGCGCGCTCATCCTCTGCTCCGCGGGGGCGATGCCCACCCTGCCCGCGCAGTTGGAGTCGGTGGTGTCCGTGGGGGACTCCGCGCTCATGGAGCAGGTCGGCGCCGACGTGAAGGTCGACCATGTGGTGAAGGATCGCGAGGTGAAGCTCTACATGGGAGGACGCTGGAGGCAGGCCCCCATGACGACCAGCTTCGCCTGCGCGATGGCCGCCGCGAGTGTGCTGCGCGATGGCTGCCCACCGGGCTGGCGGCGCGGGTAG
- a CDS encoding peptidase domain-containing ABC transporter, protein MQEAPPSLRQSARYLAALLRLLRPAWGSLARGALLGPVITLLCLVPPFLTRLLFDHVSSPRDLDLLHVLVVSILAASVAAALAEALLGYYSAYLTLKLESSAALYLFNHLQHLPDRFFSRRQVGELTSRFEDAKAGMSLVLGFLRLAFSQATFLVVIPFTLASLHWELALAALASLPFVVAVPLVMGRAMGHAWQEVMSVHGSLSALQVETLRQSRTTKVLALEPFIYRRAAGLMRSVLRAHLRAHGVERMLRLFERTVEAAQTALFTWLGWRLILQGKLTLGGFVAFIAYAAYLRGPVIEIIAFITSVHQRGIHLRRFFEYLQETPEQDPTRALVLPAPVSRRLEGGVELEGVSFGYAPGQDVLRDVSARIEPGAVVTIVGASGSGKTTLARMLTRLEEPGQGRVLYDGHDARTLELSELRRQLAVVWQDVELYHGTLRENLTLGLDAVSDEALRSAVRLCGLESVLAALPQGYDTPVAEAGASLSGGQRQRLALARAVLRDAPVLLLDEATSQLDVETEATIVRALLARARERGQTVLFITHRLANAPLADEVWLLAEGQLVGRGPHAELLARCAPYQRLFRAGVGEADAA, encoded by the coding sequence ATGCAGGAAGCCCCTCCCAGCCTGCGGCAGTCGGCGCGGTACCTCGCCGCGCTGCTGCGGCTGCTGCGGCCCGCGTGGGGTTCGCTCGCACGAGGCGCGCTGCTCGGCCCCGTCATCACCCTGCTCTGCCTGGTTCCGCCCTTCCTGACGCGGCTGCTGTTCGACCACGTGTCATCCCCGCGGGACCTGGACCTGCTGCACGTCCTGGTGGTGAGCATCCTCGCCGCGTCGGTGGCGGCGGCCCTCGCGGAGGCGCTGCTGGGCTATTACTCCGCGTACCTCACCCTCAAGCTGGAGAGCTCCGCGGCCCTCTACCTCTTCAACCACCTTCAACACCTGCCGGATCGGTTCTTCTCGCGGCGGCAGGTGGGGGAGCTCACCAGCCGCTTCGAGGACGCGAAGGCGGGGATGTCGCTGGTGCTGGGCTTCCTGCGGCTCGCCTTCTCACAGGCCACCTTCCTGGTGGTCATCCCCTTCACGCTGGCCTCGCTTCACTGGGAGCTCGCGCTGGCGGCCCTGGCCTCGCTGCCGTTCGTGGTGGCGGTGCCGCTCGTGATGGGGCGCGCGATGGGGCACGCATGGCAGGAGGTGATGAGCGTGCACGGCTCGCTCAGCGCCCTCCAGGTGGAGACGCTGCGGCAGAGCCGCACGACGAAGGTGCTGGCGCTGGAGCCATTCATCTATCGGCGTGCCGCGGGCCTCATGCGGTCCGTGCTGCGGGCCCACCTGCGAGCGCACGGGGTGGAACGGATGCTGCGGCTGTTCGAGCGCACGGTGGAGGCCGCGCAGACGGCGCTCTTCACGTGGCTGGGCTGGCGGCTCATCCTCCAGGGAAAGCTGACGCTCGGAGGCTTCGTGGCCTTCATCGCCTACGCCGCGTATCTGCGCGGCCCGGTCATCGAGATCATCGCCTTCATCACCAGCGTCCACCAGCGCGGCATCCACCTGCGGCGGTTCTTCGAATACCTCCAGGAGACGCCGGAGCAGGACCCGACCCGCGCCCTGGTGCTCCCCGCCCCGGTGTCGCGGCGGTTGGAGGGGGGAGTGGAGCTGGAGGGCGTGTCCTTCGGTTATGCGCCGGGCCAGGACGTGTTGCGCGACGTGAGCGCGCGCATCGAGCCCGGGGCGGTCGTGACCATCGTCGGGGCGAGCGGCTCAGGGAAGACGACGCTGGCGAGGATGCTGACGCGGCTGGAGGAGCCCGGCCAGGGGCGCGTGCTCTATGACGGGCACGACGCGCGGACGTTGGAGCTCTCCGAGCTGCGCCGGCAGCTGGCCGTGGTGTGGCAGGACGTGGAGCTGTACCACGGCACCTTGCGCGAGAACCTCACCCTGGGGCTGGATGCCGTGTCCGACGAGGCGCTGCGGAGCGCGGTCCGGTTGTGCGGGCTGGAGTCCGTCCTCGCCGCGCTTCCCCAGGGCTACGACACGCCCGTGGCCGAGGCGGGAGCGAGCCTGTCCGGCGGGCAGCGGCAGCGGCTGGCCCTGGCGCGGGCGGTGCTGCGCGACGCGCCCGTGTTGCTACTGGACGAGGCCACCTCCCAGCTCGACGTGGAGACCGAGGCCACCATCGTCCGCGCGCTGCTAGCGAGGGCCCGGGAGCGGGGCCAGACGGTGCTGTTCATCACCCACCGGCTGGCCAACGCGCCGCTGGCCGACGAGGTGTGGCTGCTCGCGGAAGGTCAGCTGGTGGGCCGGGGCCCGCACGCGGAGCTGCTTGCGCGCTGCGCGCCGTACCAACGCTTGTTCCGCGCGGGCGTGGGCGAGGCGGACGCCGCCTAG